The proteins below are encoded in one region of Mycobacterium shinjukuense:
- a CDS encoding MFS transporter translates to MNNPGSGAGLLPQFRVVAWALWDGGSTGLNAIVTTFVFSVYLTSTVGEGMPGGSSPASWLGRAGAVAGLTIGVLAPVVGVWVESPHRRRGALAVLTVTAVVLTCAMFLIRDDPRYLWAGLVLLAATAACSELASVPYNAMLRQLSTPQTAGRISGLGWASGYVGSVVLLLVVYLGFISGTGPERGLLHLPAADGLNVRAAMLMAAGWLAMLAMPLLLLAHRLPDRGEVAQPPTSMLGGYRKLWAEITAEWRRDRNLVYFLVASAVFRDGLAAIFAFGAVLGVNAFDLTQADVLIFGVAGSVVAALGAALGGFVDHRIGSKPVIVGSLAAIITSALTLMTLSGPKAYWVCGLLLCLFIGPSQSSARALLLHMAQHGKEGVAFGLYTMTGRAVSFVAPWLFSVFVDVFHAVRAGLGGICLVLTAGLLLMLRVRVPRHGGAVAVDTP, encoded by the coding sequence ATGAACAACCCGGGTTCAGGTGCGGGCCTCCTGCCGCAGTTCCGGGTGGTGGCCTGGGCGTTGTGGGATGGCGGTTCCACCGGTCTCAACGCCATCGTGACGACGTTCGTGTTCTCCGTCTATCTGACCAGCACCGTGGGGGAGGGAATGCCCGGCGGCAGCTCACCGGCGAGTTGGTTGGGTCGTGCGGGGGCCGTGGCCGGGTTGACCATCGGGGTGTTGGCCCCGGTCGTCGGCGTGTGGGTGGAATCCCCGCACCGTCGTCGCGGAGCCCTGGCCGTGCTGACCGTCACCGCGGTTGTGCTGACTTGCGCGATGTTCCTGATCCGCGACGACCCCCGCTACCTGTGGGCCGGGCTGGTGCTGCTGGCGGCCACGGCGGCATGCAGCGAACTGGCCAGCGTCCCGTACAACGCGATGCTGCGCCAACTTTCCACCCCGCAGACCGCGGGCCGGATCTCCGGCCTCGGGTGGGCGTCGGGGTATGTCGGCAGCGTCGTGTTGCTGCTGGTGGTCTATCTGGGTTTCATCTCAGGCACCGGCCCCGAACGTGGGCTGCTGCACCTGCCCGCGGCGGACGGCCTCAATGTGCGGGCGGCGATGTTGATGGCAGCGGGATGGCTGGCGATGTTGGCGATGCCGTTGCTGTTGCTGGCACACCGGCTACCCGATCGTGGGGAGGTGGCCCAGCCGCCGACCAGCATGCTGGGCGGTTATCGCAAGCTGTGGGCGGAGATCACCGCGGAGTGGCGACGCGACCGCAACCTGGTCTATTTCCTGGTGGCCAGTGCGGTCTTCCGCGACGGGCTGGCGGCGATCTTCGCCTTCGGTGCGGTGCTGGGCGTCAACGCATTCGACCTCACCCAGGCCGACGTCCTGATATTTGGTGTGGCCGGAAGCGTGGTGGCGGCGCTGGGCGCCGCGCTGGGCGGGTTTGTCGACCACCGGATCGGATCCAAACCGGTCATCGTCGGGTCCCTGGCGGCGATCATCACCTCGGCGCTCACGTTGATGACGCTGTCGGGCCCGAAGGCGTATTGGGTGTGCGGACTGCTGCTGTGTCTGTTCATCGGCCCGTCGCAGTCGTCGGCACGCGCGCTGTTGCTGCACATGGCTCAGCACGGCAAGGAGGGGGTGGCCTTCGGTCTCTACACGATGACCGGCCGCGCGGTGTCGTTCGTGGCGCCCTGGTTGTTCTCCGTCTTCGTCGACGTGTTCCACGCGGTCCGCGCCGGCCTGGGCGGGATATGCCTGGTGCTGACCGCAGGCCTGCTGCTCATGCTGCGAGTACGGGTTCCGCGGCACGGTGGCGCGGTGGCAGTCGATACGCCTTAG
- a CDS encoding helicase HerA-like domain-containing protein, with translation MSTESAESGRGGPAQRISAGYAVDGQALELGTVVVDGQPDPTARIRIPLATINRHGLVAGATGTGKTKTLQLIAEQLSAAGVAVLMADVKGDLSGLARPGEPNVKTAARATDTGDDWSPTAFPVEFLSLGTGGVGVPVRATISSFGPILLAKVLGLNATQESTLGLIFHWADQRGLPLLDLQDLRAVISYLIGDEGKAELKSLGAVSATTAGVILRALVNLEAEGADTFFGEPELKPEHLLRVDGDGRGIISLLEFSGGQSLRPVMFSTFLMWVLADLFTFLPEVGDLDKPKLVFFFDEAHLLFTDASKAFLEQVEQTVKLIRSKGVGVFFCTQLPTDLPNDVLSQLGARIQHALRAFTPDDQRALGRTVRTYPKTDVYDLGSALTSLGIGEAVVTVLSEKGAPTPVAWTRMRVPRSLMGAIGAEAIGAAAQASSLQAVYGQTIDRPSAHEILSAKLAPAQEAPAPEAPAPEAPAPRGQYDPLPWPDDFEVPPMPAPAEPQGPRVWEEILKNPTVKSVLNTTAREITRSIFGTGRRRRK, from the coding sequence ATGAGCACCGAATCGGCTGAGAGTGGGCGTGGCGGGCCCGCGCAACGGATCTCGGCCGGCTACGCCGTCGACGGCCAGGCTTTGGAGCTGGGCACGGTCGTCGTCGACGGCCAGCCCGACCCGACCGCGCGGATCCGCATTCCATTGGCCACCATCAACCGCCATGGCCTGGTGGCCGGGGCCACCGGAACCGGCAAGACCAAGACGCTGCAGCTGATCGCCGAGCAGCTCAGCGCGGCCGGTGTGGCGGTGCTGATGGCCGACGTGAAGGGCGATTTGTCCGGTTTGGCCCGCCCGGGGGAACCCAACGTCAAGACCGCCGCGCGCGCGACGGACACCGGCGACGATTGGTCGCCGACGGCGTTCCCGGTGGAGTTCCTGTCGCTGGGTACCGGTGGGGTTGGGGTTCCGGTGCGGGCAACCATTTCCAGCTTCGGCCCGATTCTGCTGGCAAAGGTGTTGGGGCTCAACGCTACTCAGGAATCGACGCTGGGGTTGATCTTCCACTGGGCAGATCAGCGGGGACTTCCGCTGCTGGATTTGCAGGATCTGCGTGCGGTCATCAGCTATCTGATCGGTGACGAGGGCAAAGCCGAGCTGAAATCCCTTGGGGCGGTGTCTGCTACCACGGCAGGCGTCATCCTGAGGGCCTTGGTCAACCTGGAAGCCGAGGGCGCTGACACGTTCTTCGGCGAGCCGGAACTCAAACCCGAGCACCTGCTGCGTGTCGATGGCGACGGCCGCGGCATCATCTCGCTGCTGGAGTTCAGCGGCGGCCAATCCCTGCGCCCGGTGATGTTCTCCACCTTTCTGATGTGGGTGCTGGCGGACCTGTTCACGTTCCTACCCGAGGTGGGCGACCTGGACAAACCCAAGCTGGTGTTCTTCTTCGACGAGGCGCACCTGTTGTTCACCGACGCCTCCAAGGCTTTCCTCGAACAGGTCGAGCAGACCGTCAAGCTGATTCGCTCCAAGGGCGTGGGGGTGTTCTTCTGCACCCAGTTGCCCACGGATCTGCCCAACGACGTCCTTTCCCAGCTGGGCGCCCGCATTCAACATGCGCTGCGGGCATTTACCCCCGATGACCAAAGGGCGCTCGGCAGGACCGTCCGCACCTATCCGAAAACCGATGTCTACGACCTGGGGTCCGCGCTGACGTCGCTCGGCATTGGCGAGGCCGTCGTCACCGTGCTCTCGGAGAAGGGTGCGCCGACACCGGTCGCCTGGACCCGCATGAGGGTGCCACGGTCGCTGATGGGTGCGATCGGCGCCGAGGCGATTGGCGCTGCGGCCCAGGCAAGCTCGTTGCAGGCCGTATATGGCCAGACCATCGACCGCCCATCCGCCCACGAGATACTGAGCGCCAAACTCGCGCCGGCGCAGGAGGCCCCGGCCCCGGAGGCCCCGGCCCCGGAGGCCCCGGCCCCGAGGGGGCAGTACGATCCGCTGCCCTGGCCGGACGATTTTGAAGTTCCGCCGATGCCCGCTCCGGCGGAGCCCCAGGGCCCCCGGGTGTGGGAGGAGATACTCAAGAATCCGACGGTCAAGAGCGTCCTTAACACCACCGCACGCGAGATCACCCGCAGCATCTTCGGCACCGGGCGCCGCCGCCGGAAGTGA
- a CDS encoding MmpS family transport accessory protein, protein MNDPRRPQRFDPQPSGTGPSGPHGSQNPPPTDPAYAGQAPYAPTYSGYLPPWARDPNAPNPTQWLPQYWQQDQTPPGEFPPDGLAPPPHASGAPRWLWVAAGAAVLLVVGLVIALVVANGSAKNQTALEPLPPMPAPSSTLPTLTTRTSPAPSAAPAPTTSGSGTTTETTVAGALQTVVYTVTGEGRAISVTYLDTGGVIQTEFNVSLPWSKAVSLPTTAAHPANVTIVNIGHNVTCSITVAGVQVRQRTGMGLTFCDVPEN, encoded by the coding sequence ATGAACGATCCACGTCGACCCCAACGGTTTGATCCCCAACCGTCGGGTACAGGACCGTCGGGACCGCACGGTTCGCAGAATCCGCCGCCCACCGACCCGGCCTATGCCGGCCAAGCACCCTACGCACCCACCTACAGCGGTTATCTTCCGCCGTGGGCACGGGACCCGAACGCGCCGAACCCGACCCAATGGCTACCGCAGTACTGGCAGCAGGACCAGACGCCGCCCGGCGAATTTCCTCCCGACGGGCTGGCTCCGCCGCCGCACGCCTCGGGAGCGCCGCGCTGGTTGTGGGTCGCCGCCGGCGCCGCGGTGTTGCTGGTTGTCGGGTTGGTCATTGCGCTGGTCGTCGCCAACGGTTCGGCGAAAAACCAGACCGCGCTCGAGCCGCTGCCCCCGATGCCCGCACCGAGTTCGACACTCCCGACCCTGACCACCAGGACATCGCCCGCACCCAGCGCCGCGCCGGCGCCCACGACGAGCGGCTCGGGGACCACCACCGAGACCACCGTCGCCGGCGCCTTGCAGACCGTTGTCTACACCGTGACCGGCGAGGGCCGCGCGATCAGCGTCACCTACCTGGATACCGGCGGTGTCATCCAAACCGAGTTCAACGTGTCGCTGCCGTGGAGCAAAGCAGTCAGCCTGCCGACGACGGCCGCTCACCCGGCGAACGTCACCATCGTCAATATCGGCCACAACGTCACCTGCTCGATCACCGTGGCCGGGGTTCAGGTACGCCAGCGCACCGGAATGGGCTTGACGTTCTGCGACGTCCCCGAAAACTAA
- a CDS encoding SACE_7040 family transcriptional regulator — protein sequence MTVSDSYGRLGQPEAPNRRSQLKSNRRLQLLSAAERLFAERGFLAVRLEDIGAAAGVSGPAIYRHFPNKESLLVELLVGISARLLAGARQVTARSSDAATALAGLIDFHLDFALGEPDLIRIQDRDLAHLPAAAERQVRRAQRQYVEVWVGVLRELKPDLAEADARLMAHAAFGLLNSTPHSMKSADTKPARMARSRAVMRAMTIAALMAAGE from the coding sequence ATGACAGTGTCCGACTCGTACGGCCGGTTGGGCCAGCCGGAGGCCCCAAATCGTCGCAGCCAGTTGAAGTCCAACCGGCGGCTGCAACTTCTGTCGGCCGCCGAACGGCTCTTTGCCGAACGTGGATTTCTGGCGGTGCGGCTGGAGGACATCGGCGCCGCGGCCGGCGTCAGCGGCCCAGCGATCTACCGGCACTTCCCCAACAAGGAGTCGCTGCTGGTCGAGCTGCTGGTGGGGATCAGCGCCCGGCTACTTGCCGGTGCCCGCCAGGTGACGGCCCGCAGCTCTGACGCCGCGACGGCCCTGGCCGGCTTGATCGATTTTCACCTCGACTTTGCGCTGGGCGAGCCGGATCTCATCCGGATCCAAGACCGTGACCTTGCGCATTTGCCCGCGGCCGCCGAGCGGCAGGTGCGCAGGGCACAGCGGCAGTATGTGGAGGTGTGGGTCGGCGTGCTGCGCGAGCTGAAACCCGATCTGGCCGAGGCTGACGCGCGCCTGATGGCGCATGCGGCGTTCGGGCTGTTGAACTCCACCCCGCACAGCATGAAATCGGCCGATACCAAGCCGGCGCGCATGGCGCGTTCCCGCGCCGTCATGAGAGCGATGACGATCGCCGCGCTCATGGCCGCCGGTGAGTAG
- the crcB gene encoding fluoride efflux transporter CrcB — protein MANHDYRELAAIFAGGAVGALARAALATLAVPDPARWPWPTFTVNIVGAVLVGYFTTRLLERLPVSSYRRPLLGTGLCGGLTTFSTMQVETLKMIEHGHWALATCYTVISIALGLLAVHLATVLVRRVRVRG, from the coding sequence GTGGCAAACCACGATTACCGGGAATTGGCGGCGATTTTCGCCGGCGGAGCGGTGGGCGCCCTGGCCCGAGCGGCGCTGGCCACCCTCGCCGTCCCCGACCCGGCGCGGTGGCCGTGGCCGACGTTCACCGTCAACATCGTGGGTGCGGTTCTGGTGGGTTACTTCACCACCCGATTGTTGGAGCGGTTGCCGGTGTCGAGTTATCGACGCCCGCTGCTGGGCACCGGATTGTGCGGCGGGCTGACCACCTTTTCGACGATGCAGGTCGAGACGCTCAAGATGATCGAACACGGCCATTGGGCCTTGGCCACCTGCTACACCGTGATCAGCATCGCGTTGGGCCTGCTGGCGGTCCATCTGGCCACGGTCTTGGTGCGTCGGGTCCGAGTGCGCGGATGA
- the crcB gene encoding fluoride efflux transporter CrcB, which yields MTAATALVWVGVMLIGGIGSVARFLVDRTVARRMARAFPYGTLTVNISGAALLGFLGGLLLSKDVTLLAGTAFVGAYTTFSTWMLETQRLTEERQLPAAFANIAVSVLLGLAAALLGQWIAEQL from the coding sequence ATGACGGCGGCAACGGCGCTCGTCTGGGTGGGCGTCATGCTCATCGGCGGCATCGGGTCGGTGGCGCGCTTTCTGGTCGATCGCACGGTCGCCCGCCGGATGGCGCGCGCGTTTCCGTACGGCACGCTGACGGTGAACATCAGCGGCGCCGCGCTGCTAGGGTTTCTCGGCGGCCTGCTGCTGTCCAAGGACGTGACCTTGCTGGCCGGCACCGCGTTCGTCGGCGCCTACACCACGTTTTCCACCTGGATGCTGGAAACCCAGCGCCTCACCGAAGAGCGTCAACTGCCGGCGGCGTTCGCCAACATCGCCGTCAGCGTGCTGCTCGGTCTGGCCGCGGCGCTACTCGGGCAATGGATCGCGGAGCAGCTATGA
- the orn gene encoding oligoribonuclease, with protein sequence MRDELVWIDCEMTGLDVRCDQLIEIAALVTDADLNILGDGVDVVIHADDAVLSSMIDVVAEMHARSGLIDEVKASTVDLATAETMVLDYINEHVKQPKTAPLAGNSIATDRAFIARDMPTLDSFLHYRMIDVSSIKELCRRWYPRIYFGQPAKGLTHRALADIHESIRELQYYRRTAFVPLPGPSTSDIAAIVAELSDGAGAPEDVDSAEAPPSG encoded by the coding sequence GTGCGTGACGAACTGGTCTGGATCGACTGCGAGATGACCGGCCTCGACGTGCGCTGCGACCAGCTGATCGAGATCGCAGCCCTGGTCACCGACGCCGATCTGAACATTCTCGGCGACGGAGTCGACGTGGTGATCCACGCCGACGACGCCGTCCTGTCGTCGATGATCGACGTGGTCGCCGAGATGCACGCGCGTTCCGGGCTGATCGACGAGGTGAAGGCGTCGACGGTCGACCTAGCGACCGCCGAGACTATGGTGCTCGACTACATCAACGAGCACGTCAAGCAACCCAAGACGGCCCCGCTGGCGGGCAACTCGATCGCCACCGATCGCGCGTTCATCGCCCGCGACATGCCCACACTGGACTCGTTTCTGCACTACCGGATGATCGACGTCAGCTCGATCAAGGAACTCTGCCGACGCTGGTACCCCAGGATCTACTTCGGCCAGCCGGCCAAGGGGCTTACCCACCGGGCGCTGGCCGACATCCACGAATCCATCCGTGAACTGCAGTACTATCGGCGCACCGCATTCGTGCCGCTACCAGGGCCCTCTACCAGCGACATCGCGGCGATCGTCGCCGAACTTTCGGACGGGGCCGGCGCGCCGGAAGATGTCGATTCGGCCGAGGCGCCCCCGAGCGGCTAA
- the cmrA gene encoding mycolate reductase (Catalyzes the final step in mycolic acid biosynthesis.) has protein sequence MPIPAPSPDARAVVTGASQNIGAALATELAARGHHLIVTARREDVLTELAARLADKYRVTVDVRPADLADPQERSKLADELAARPISILCANAGTATFGPIASLDPAGEKAQVQLNAVAVHDLTLAVLPGMIERKAGGILISGSAAGNSPIPYNATYAATKAFVNTFSESLRGELRGSGVHVTLLAPGPVRTELPDASEASLVEKLVPDFLWISTEHTARVSLNALERNKMRVVPGLTSKAMSVASQYAPRAIVAPIVGAFYKKLGSG, from the coding sequence ATGCCGATACCCGCGCCCAGCCCCGATGCACGTGCCGTTGTCACCGGGGCTTCGCAGAACATCGGCGCGGCGCTGGCCACCGAACTGGCCGCACGCGGGCACCACCTGATCGTCACCGCGCGGCGCGAGGACGTGTTGACCGAGTTGGCTGCCCGGCTGGCCGACAAGTACCGCGTCACGGTCGACGTGCGACCGGCCGATCTGGCCGATCCGCAAGAACGATCGAAACTGGCCGACGAGCTGGCCGCCCGGCCCATCTCGATCCTGTGCGCCAACGCGGGTACCGCGACATTCGGCCCGATCGCATCGCTCGATCCGGCCGGCGAAAAGGCGCAGGTGCAGCTGAATGCCGTGGCGGTGCACGACCTTACGTTGGCGGTGTTGCCGGGCATGATCGAGCGCAAGGCCGGCGGCATATTGATTTCTGGTTCGGCAGCAGGCAATTCACCGATTCCCTACAACGCCACCTATGCCGCCACCAAGGCCTTCGTGAACACCTTCAGTGAATCTCTGCGCGGTGAGCTACGCGGCTCCGGCGTGCACGTCACGCTGCTGGCCCCGGGCCCGGTTCGCACCGAGCTACCGGATGCCTCCGAAGCGTCACTGGTCGAGAAGCTGGTGCCGGACTTCCTGTGGATTTCCACGGAGCACACCGCTCGGGTATCGCTGAATGCCTTGGAGCGCAACAAGATGCGCGTCGTTCCGGGTCTGACGTCAAAGGCGATGTCGGTGGCCAGCCAATACGCTCCGCGCGCCATCGTGGCGCCAATCGTGGGTGCTTTTTACAAGAAGCTTGGGAGCGGCTAG
- the pgm gene encoding phosphoglucomutase (alpha-D-glucose-1,6-bisphosphate-dependent), with product MVAHPRAGQPAQPEDLVDLCHLVTAYYTRQPDPDDVAQQVVFGTSGHRGSALNGAFNEAHILAITQAIVEYRAARGITGPLFIGRDTHGLSEPAWVSALEVLAANEVLAVVDSRDRYTPTPAISHAIGTYNRGRSAALADGIVVTPSHNPPCDGGFKYNPPNGGPAGSDATNAIAKRANEILRAGSAVKRVSLARALQTAHRHDYLASYVDDLPNVVDVAAIREAGVAIGADPLGGASVDYWGEIAQRHGLELTVVNPLVDATWRFMTLDTDGKIRMDCSSPDAMAGLIRTMFGNRDRYQIATGNDADADRHGIVTPDEGLMNPNHYLAVAIDYLYTHRPSWPVALAVGKTAVSSSIIDRVVAGIGRRLIEVPVGFKWFVDGLIGGTIGFGGEESAGASFLRRDGAVWTTDKDGIIMALLAAEILAVTGATPSQRYRALAGHYGTPSYARIDAPADRAQKARLATLSAEQVTATELAGEPITAKLTAASGNGAPLGGLKVTTPNAWFAARPSGTEDVYKIYAESFLGPEHLAQVQQTAREVVCRVIGCGPG from the coding sequence ATGGTGGCCCACCCGCGAGCCGGCCAGCCGGCCCAGCCCGAGGACCTGGTCGATCTGTGCCACCTGGTCACGGCGTACTACACGCGGCAACCCGACCCCGACGACGTGGCCCAGCAGGTGGTCTTCGGCACGTCGGGGCATCGCGGCTCGGCGCTGAACGGAGCGTTCAACGAAGCCCATATTCTGGCCATCACCCAGGCCATCGTCGAGTACCGCGCGGCGCGGGGCATCACCGGTCCGTTGTTCATCGGCCGGGATACGCATGGGCTTTCGGAGCCGGCATGGGTGTCGGCGCTGGAGGTGCTGGCCGCCAATGAAGTGCTGGCGGTGGTGGACTCCCGCGACCGCTACACTCCGACACCGGCGATCAGCCACGCCATCGGGACCTACAACCGCGGGCGCAGCGCGGCGCTGGCCGACGGGATCGTGGTGACCCCGTCGCACAACCCGCCGTGCGATGGTGGCTTCAAATACAACCCGCCCAACGGCGGCCCGGCAGGCAGCGACGCGACCAACGCGATAGCCAAGCGCGCCAACGAGATTCTGCGTGCCGGCTCCGCGGTGAAACGGGTATCGCTGGCCCGCGCACTGCAGACTGCGCACCGCCACGACTACCTGGCCAGCTATGTCGACGACCTGCCGAACGTGGTCGACGTGGCCGCCATCCGCGAGGCCGGGGTGGCCATCGGTGCCGACCCGCTGGGCGGGGCCAGCGTCGACTACTGGGGAGAGATCGCCCAGCGCCATGGTCTGGAGCTGACGGTGGTCAATCCCTTGGTGGATGCGACGTGGCGGTTCATGACGCTGGACACCGACGGCAAGATCCGGATGGACTGCAGCTCGCCCGACGCGATGGCCGGGCTCATCCGAACGATGTTCGGCAACCGCGACCGCTACCAGATCGCCACCGGCAACGACGCCGACGCCGACCGGCACGGCATCGTCACCCCCGACGAGGGCCTGATGAACCCGAATCACTATCTGGCGGTGGCCATCGACTACCTCTACACCCACCGGCCGTCCTGGCCGGTGGCCTTGGCCGTCGGCAAGACCGCGGTCAGCTCCTCGATCATCGACCGGGTTGTCGCCGGCATCGGACGCCGGCTCATCGAGGTCCCGGTGGGGTTCAAATGGTTCGTCGACGGCCTGATTGGCGGCACGATCGGCTTCGGCGGCGAGGAGTCGGCCGGGGCCTCGTTTCTGCGGCGCGACGGAGCGGTGTGGACCACCGACAAGGACGGCATCATCATGGCGTTGCTGGCCGCCGAGATCCTGGCCGTCACCGGCGCCACACCGTCGCAGCGGTATCGGGCGCTGGCCGGCCACTACGGCACGCCGTCGTACGCGCGGATCGATGCGCCCGCCGACCGTGCGCAGAAAGCCCGGTTGGCCACGCTGTCGGCCGAGCAGGTCACCGCCACCGAGCTGGCGGGGGAGCCGATCACCGCAAAGCTGACCGCCGCGTCGGGCAACGGTGCGCCGCTGGGCGGGCTCAAGGTGACCACGCCCAACGCGTGGTTTGCCGCCCGACCGTCGGGCACTGAGGACGTCTACAAGATCTACGCGGAGTCGTTTCTGGGGCCAGAGCACCTGGCCCAGGTGCAGCAGACCGCCCGCGAGGTGGTCTGTCGAGTGATCGGGTGCGGGCCCGGTTGA